One genomic region from Hoeflea algicola encodes:
- a CDS encoding peptide ABC transporter ATP-binding protein yields MSIVLHATDLTRNYEVKRGMFGKPALVRALNGVSFNLSSGKTLAVVGESGCGKSTLARLVTMIEEPSSGALTIDGKPAALTDKSLRRTVQIVFQNPYGSLNPRQKVGAILEEPLKVNTRDDAATRQEKARAMMQRVGLRPEHYDRYPHMFSGGQRQRIAIARALMLNPKILVLDEPVSALDLSIQAQVLNLLIDLQKEFGLAYLFISHDLSVVKHIADDVMVMYLGRPVESGSAETVFAAPKHPYTQALLSATPVADPTKKRERVQLEGELPSPLDIPSGCAFHPRCPIAVSKCAEAIPPERLVAGRQVACILAE; encoded by the coding sequence ATGAGTATCGTTCTTCACGCCACTGACCTGACTCGCAATTATGAAGTCAAGCGCGGCATGTTCGGCAAGCCTGCGCTGGTGCGCGCGCTCAATGGTGTGAGCTTTAACCTAAGTTCCGGCAAGACGCTTGCCGTGGTGGGTGAATCGGGTTGCGGAAAGTCGACGCTGGCGCGCCTCGTCACCATGATCGAGGAACCAAGTTCGGGCGCGCTGACGATCGATGGCAAACCGGCGGCGCTCACCGACAAGAGCCTTCGGCGCACCGTTCAAATCGTGTTCCAGAACCCTTATGGCTCGCTCAATCCGCGCCAGAAGGTCGGCGCCATTCTGGAGGAACCGCTCAAGGTCAACACCAGGGATGATGCTGCGACGCGGCAGGAAAAGGCCCGCGCCATGATGCAGCGGGTGGGGCTAAGGCCGGAGCATTACGACCGTTACCCGCACATGTTTTCGGGCGGCCAGCGGCAACGCATTGCCATCGCCCGGGCGCTGATGCTCAATCCGAAGATCCTGGTGCTGGATGAACCGGTGTCGGCGTTGGACCTGTCGATTCAGGCGCAGGTACTGAATCTGTTGATCGACCTGCAGAAAGAATTCGGGCTTGCCTATCTGTTCATCAGCCACGATCTTTCGGTGGTCAAGCACATCGCTGATGATGTGATGGTGATGTATCTCGGTCGTCCGGTGGAATCGGGTTCCGCAGAAACGGTGTTTGCTGCCCCGAAGCACCCCTATACTCAGGCGCTGCTGTCGGCGACGCCGGTTGCTGATCCGACCAAGAAGCGGGAACGGGTGCAGCTGGAAGGCGAATTGCCGTCACCGCTCGATATCCCCAGCGGCTGCGCATTCCATCCGCGCTGTCCGATCGCGGTGTCAAAATGCGCTGAAGCGATCCCGCCGGAACGCCTTGTCGCCGGCCGTCAGGTGGCCTGCATTCTGGCCGAATGA